The following coding sequences lie in one bacterium genomic window:
- a CDS encoding acetyl-CoA C-acetyltransferase: MAELRDVVIVSAARTPIGSFLGALSTVPAPKLGAIAIKAALERAGLSGDQVDECIMGCVLPAGVGQAPARQAALYAGLPQQVECITVNKVCGSGLKSVMLAAQAIAVGDADIVVAGGMENMSLAPHYVQSNRVGTKMGDWTLKDGMVMDGLWDPYHDYHMGNAAELCASECKIDRAAQDAFAVESYRRAQAAIAAGEFKAEIAPVPIPQKKGDPVLVDTDEEPGRVDFAKIPSLRPAFIKDGSVTAANASSINDGAAAVVVMAANVATKLGVKPLARIVAQASAAQAPEWFTTAPAKAIEKALAKAGLKASDIDLYEINEAFAVVSLANNQLLGLDPAKVNVRGGAVALGHPIGASGARVLVTLLHAMRDRQAKRGLASLCIGGGEAAALLVERL; encoded by the coding sequence ATGGCAGAGCTCCGCGACGTCGTCATCGTTTCGGCCGCCCGCACACCGATCGGCTCCTTCCTGGGCGCGCTGTCCACCGTGCCCGCCCCCAAGCTCGGCGCCATCGCCATCAAGGCGGCGCTCGAGCGGGCCGGGCTCTCGGGCGACCAGGTGGACGAGTGCATCATGGGCTGCGTGCTGCCCGCGGGCGTCGGCCAGGCGCCGGCCCGCCAAGCGGCCCTCTACGCCGGCCTGCCGCAGCAGGTGGAGTGCATCACCGTCAACAAGGTCTGCGGCTCGGGGCTCAAGAGCGTGATGCTCGCCGCGCAGGCGATCGCCGTCGGCGACGCCGACATCGTCGTCGCCGGCGGCATGGAGAACATGAGCCTGGCGCCGCACTACGTTCAAAGCAACCGCGTGGGCACGAAAATGGGCGACTGGACGCTCAAGGACGGCATGGTGATGGACGGCCTCTGGGACCCCTACCACGACTACCACATGGGCAATGCCGCCGAGCTCTGCGCCAGCGAGTGCAAGATCGACCGCGCGGCGCAGGACGCCTTCGCCGTCGAGAGCTACCGGCGCGCGCAGGCCGCCATCGCGGCCGGCGAGTTCAAGGCCGAGATCGCGCCGGTGCCGATCCCCCAGAAGAAGGGCGACCCCGTCCTCGTCGACACCGACGAGGAGCCCGGCCGCGTCGACTTCGCGAAGATCCCCTCCCTGCGCCCGGCCTTCATCAAGGACGGCAGCGTGACGGCCGCCAACGCGAGCAGCATCAACGACGGCGCCGCCGCGGTGGTCGTGATGGCCGCGAACGTGGCGACGAAGCTCGGCGTGAAGCCGCTCGCGCGCATCGTCGCCCAGGCCAGCGCCGCCCAGGCGCCCGAGTGGTTCACGACGGCGCCGGCCAAGGCCATCGAGAAGGCCCTGGCCAAGGCCGGCCTGAAGGCGAGCGACATCGACCTCTACGAGATCAACGAGGCCTTCGCGGTCGTCTCGCTGGCCAACAACCAGCTCCTCGGCCTCGATCCGGCCAAGGTGAACGTGCGCGGTGGCGCGGTGGCGCTGGGGCACCCCATCGGCGCAAGCGGCGCCCGTGTGCTGGTGACGCTCCTCCACGCCATGAGGGACCGCCAGGCTAAGCGCGGGCTGGCGAGTCTTTGCATCGGCGGCGGCG